The following coding sequences are from one Pelagovum sp. HNIBRBA483 window:
- a CDS encoding aminotransferase class I/II-fold pyridoxal phosphate-dependent enzyme yields MDFPERFSNLPEYAFPRLRTLLDSLSPGGEPIVMTIGEPRHAFPTFVSETLATATEEFAKYPPNEGSPELLSAIVGWVSQRYGVSLTPDQIMVLNGTREGLYNAAMALCPEAKNGKKPIILTPNPFYQVYAIGAVSVGAEAVFVNATAETGHLPDFAALPKDVLERVAIAYICSPANPQGAVATEDYWRALITLAEKYDFRIFADECYSEIYRDTPPVGALEIAAKMGADPERVLIFHSLSKRSNLPGLRSGFVAGGRKSIAAVRQLRAYSGAPLPLPLQRVAEKVWADEAHVEESRGLYREKYRIADKIFAGVEGYESPQAGFFLWLPVADGEEAAVKLWTETGVRVLPGAYLSRDTDAGNPGTGFIRVAMVAPKEEMQRGLKLIRDCLYD; encoded by the coding sequence ATGGACTTTCCCGAGCGGTTTTCGAACCTACCGGAATACGCGTTTCCGCGCCTGCGGACGTTGTTGGATTCGCTCTCTCCCGGGGGCGAACCTATCGTCATGACTATTGGCGAACCGCGCCACGCTTTCCCTACTTTTGTCAGTGAGACACTGGCAACCGCCACGGAAGAATTTGCCAAGTATCCGCCCAACGAGGGGTCGCCCGAACTGCTATCCGCAATCGTTGGCTGGGTATCGCAGCGCTACGGTGTATCGCTGACGCCGGATCAGATCATGGTGCTGAATGGTACGCGTGAAGGGCTTTACAACGCTGCAATGGCGCTTTGCCCCGAGGCAAAAAACGGGAAGAAGCCGATTATCCTGACGCCGAACCCGTTCTATCAGGTTTATGCAATCGGCGCGGTTTCGGTTGGGGCTGAGGCGGTTTTTGTGAATGCAACCGCCGAAACGGGGCATTTGCCTGACTTTGCCGCGCTCCCGAAAGATGTGCTGGAGCGGGTGGCGATTGCCTATATCTGCTCGCCTGCAAATCCACAGGGTGCGGTGGCGACCGAAGATTATTGGCGTGCGCTCATCACGCTTGCGGAAAAATACGATTTCCGGATTTTTGCAGATGAGTGCTATTCGGAGATTTATCGCGATACGCCACCTGTAGGTGCGTTGGAAATTGCCGCGAAAATGGGTGCTGATCCCGAACGTGTGTTGATCTTTCATTCGCTCTCAAAACGCTCGAACCTGCCCGGGCTGCGTTCCGGTTTTGTGGCTGGAGGCCGGAAATCGATCGCTGCGGTGCGCCAGCTACGGGCCTATTCGGGGGCGCCGTTGCCTTTGCCACTTCAGCGTGTGGCAGAAAAGGTCTGGGCCGATGAGGCGCATGTTGAAGAGAGCCGCGGCCTTTACCGTGAGAAATACCGGATCGCCGACAAGATTTTTGCCGGTGTCGAAGGGTATGAGAGCCCGCAGGCGGGGTTCTTCCTTTGGTTGCCGGTTGCGGATGGCGAGGAGGCGGCCGTCAAGCTCTGGACGGAGACGGGTGTACGGGTGCTCCCGGGAGCCTATCTGAGCCGCGACACAGACGCCGGAAACCCCGGAACAGGATTTATCAGGGTCGCGATGGTGGCCCCAAAAGAAGAAATGCAGCGCGGGCTGAAATTGATCCGTGACTGTTTGTACGATTGA